In Oncorhynchus mykiss isolate Arlee chromosome 1, USDA_OmykA_1.1, whole genome shotgun sequence, the following proteins share a genomic window:
- the LOC110522807 gene encoding guanine nucleotide-binding protein G(s) subunit alpha isoform X1, translating into MGLSGSDKATYYFTSFYCIFFFFRKMACFGIGNKTKGKCGEEEEKARREANKRIEKQLKKDKQQYHKSHRLLLLGDCDSGKSTIFNQMRLLDTELTAEEKLMQYMQHKKASGIFETYFRVGEYVFYLFNGRGGWRSIRRVFCDQSAYILVVDSSSYDMVCQGDNQTNQLQEALNNLENLWRRMRTMDRPVLLFLNKQDLLAEKVLAGKSKIEDYFPEFAHYTSHEHTTPVQGEDPSVTRAKYFIRDTFLKITASGDVDMHKCFPFFTCAIDLENIQRTFRDCGDKLDFCSS; encoded by the coding sequence atgggccttTCTGGCTCAGACAAGGCTACTTATTACTTTACCtccttttattgtattttttttttttttaggaagaTGGCTTGTTTTGGCATTGGTAATAAGACCAAAGGCAAAtgtggagaagaagaggagaaggcaCGGAGAGAAGCAAACAAAAGGATTGAGAAACAGCTTAAAAAAGATAAACAGCAATACCATAAATCTCACAGGCTCCTACTACTAGGAGATTGTGACTCAGGgaaaagcacaatattcaatcaGATGCGATTGTTGGACACAGAATTAACTGCGGAGGAGAAATTAATGCAATACATGCAACACAAAAAAGCTTCAGGCATTTTTGAGACATATTTCAGAGTAGGAGAATACGTTTTTTATTTGTTCAATGGCAGAGGTGGATGGAGATCCATAAGGAGAGTGTTTTGTGACCAGTCGGCCTATATTTTAGTGGTGGACAGCAGCAGCTATGATATGGTGTGTCAGGGAGACAATCAGACCAACCAACTGCAGGAGGCACTAAACAACTTAGAGAACCTCTGGCGCAGAATGCGGACAATGGAccgtcctgtcctcctctttTTGAACAAACAGGACCTGCTAGCAGAGAAGGTGTTGGCGGGGAAATCTAAAATAGAGGATTATTTTCCAGAGTTTGCACACTACACTTCGCATGAACATACAACACCAGTACAAGGGGAGGATCCAAGTGTCACCAGGGCAAAGTACTTCATACGTGACACGTTTTTGAAGATCACAGCAAGTGGAGATGTGGATATGCACAAATGTTTTCCTTTTTTCACCTGTGCAATCGACTTGGAAAACATCCAGCGTACCTTCAGAGACTGTGGAGATAAGTTAGACTTTTGCTCGTCATGA
- the LOC110522807 gene encoding guanine nucleotide-binding protein G(s) subunit alpha isoform X2, producing MACFGIGNKTKGKCGEEEEKARREANKRIEKQLKKDKQQYHKSHRLLLLGDCDSGKSTIFNQMRLLDTELTAEEKLMQYMQHKKASGIFETYFRVGEYVFYLFNGRGGWRSIRRVFCDQSAYILVVDSSSYDMVCQGDNQTNQLQEALNNLENLWRRMRTMDRPVLLFLNKQDLLAEKVLAGKSKIEDYFPEFAHYTSHEHTTPVQGEDPSVTRAKYFIRDTFLKITASGDVDMHKCFPFFTCAIDLENIQRTFRDCGDKLDFCSS from the coding sequence aTGGCTTGTTTTGGCATTGGTAATAAGACCAAAGGCAAAtgtggagaagaagaggagaaggcaCGGAGAGAAGCAAACAAAAGGATTGAGAAACAGCTTAAAAAAGATAAACAGCAATACCATAAATCTCACAGGCTCCTACTACTAGGAGATTGTGACTCAGGgaaaagcacaatattcaatcaGATGCGATTGTTGGACACAGAATTAACTGCGGAGGAGAAATTAATGCAATACATGCAACACAAAAAAGCTTCAGGCATTTTTGAGACATATTTCAGAGTAGGAGAATACGTTTTTTATTTGTTCAATGGCAGAGGTGGATGGAGATCCATAAGGAGAGTGTTTTGTGACCAGTCGGCCTATATTTTAGTGGTGGACAGCAGCAGCTATGATATGGTGTGTCAGGGAGACAATCAGACCAACCAACTGCAGGAGGCACTAAACAACTTAGAGAACCTCTGGCGCAGAATGCGGACAATGGAccgtcctgtcctcctctttTTGAACAAACAGGACCTGCTAGCAGAGAAGGTGTTGGCGGGGAAATCTAAAATAGAGGATTATTTTCCAGAGTTTGCACACTACACTTCGCATGAACATACAACACCAGTACAAGGGGAGGATCCAAGTGTCACCAGGGCAAAGTACTTCATACGTGACACGTTTTTGAAGATCACAGCAAGTGGAGATGTGGATATGCACAAATGTTTTCCTTTTTTCACCTGTGCAATCGACTTGGAAAACATCCAGCGTACCTTCAGAGACTGTGGAGATAAGTTAGACTTTTGCTCGTCATGA